The Acidianus manzaensis genome has a window encoding:
- a CDS encoding quinol oxidase: protein MKRGTVIALFFILVIIAALSLEIQYSSYDYIGYNPHNNAGEGVVHAEFSNALGSYKGPYVIIYVTGQQWHWDFYPHQKVWTNLTVVPVDEPVVFVIHSIDVFHEFFIQSAASNMSLGFNFGAEAVPGYYSYIVLVFPKPGYYHVACAEYCGTAGYGLGHSWLTGTILATSNMTLASEITGGVLPQGTWAPYSVNGTV from the coding sequence GTGAAAAGAGGTACTGTTATAGCTTTATTTTTCATCTTAGTAATTATAGCTGCATTATCCTTAGAAATTCAGTATAGCTCATATGATTATATAGGATACAATCCACACAATAATGCAGGAGAAGGTGTAGTACATGCAGAATTCTCTAATGCTTTAGGCTCATATAAAGGACCATATGTTATTATTTATGTTACCGGACAGCAATGGCACTGGGACTTCTATCCTCATCAAAAAGTTTGGACTAATCTAACAGTAGTTCCTGTAGATGAACCAGTAGTCTTTGTAATACACAGCATTGATGTATTTCATGAATTCTTTATTCAATCAGCAGCTAGTAACATGTCATTAGGGTTTAATTTTGGTGCAGAAGCAGTACCTGGATATTATTCCTATATAGTTCTAGTATTCCCTAAACCGGGCTACTATCACGTAGCATGTGCTGAATATTGCGGAACTGCTGGATATGGACTAGGCCATTCATGGCTAACTGGAACAATATTAGCAACGTCTAATATGACGCTAGCTTCAGAAATTACTGGAGGAGTACTACCACAAGGAACATGGGCACCATACTCAGTTAATGGGACGGTGTAA
- a CDS encoding alcohol dehydrogenase catalytic domain-containing protein: MKALVFEKSGIDNLKLTEYKTPEINSHDVLIKVKMIGVNPVDYITVNSLSVSPIPHIPGVEFAGIVEKVGEHVNSVSPGDRVTIYGRLFDGNCDMCMIGYETLCRNGGRIGVNTNGGMAEYISVEEKYVFKLPEDYSWELGSSMTVAGLTAYHALKEANLRPGETLVVFGASGNTGQFAVQLGKKFGAKVIAISRKSWLKDFGADLIVNYEEAEEKIRDFTKGKMADVVIDSLGEQFWEKGLSILGVKGRIITFGTLTGSEVKINLSKLYNMHQTILGTNRGNRKDFVELLDLCKDCKLKVWRTFSLEEGKEALNSLQDKNRDGRIMIKIY; encoded by the coding sequence ATGAAAGCATTAGTCTTCGAAAAGAGCGGAATAGATAATTTAAAACTTACCGAATATAAAACACCAGAAATTAATTCGCACGACGTTTTAATTAAGGTAAAAATGATAGGAGTAAACCCAGTAGACTATATAACTGTAAATTCACTTAGTGTGTCTCCAATTCCCCATATACCTGGCGTAGAGTTTGCAGGAATAGTAGAAAAAGTAGGAGAACATGTAAATTCAGTAAGCCCCGGAGATAGAGTAACAATTTATGGTAGATTATTTGACGGAAATTGTGACATGTGCATGATTGGGTATGAGACGTTATGTAGAAACGGTGGAAGGATAGGAGTTAACACTAATGGAGGTATGGCAGAATATATATCAGTAGAAGAAAAATACGTATTTAAACTTCCAGAAGATTACAGCTGGGAACTAGGATCAAGTATGACAGTAGCTGGCCTTACTGCTTATCACGCGTTAAAAGAAGCAAATTTAAGGCCAGGAGAAACACTAGTTGTTTTCGGTGCTTCAGGAAATACAGGACAATTTGCAGTCCAATTAGGTAAGAAATTTGGAGCAAAAGTAATAGCGATAAGCAGAAAATCTTGGCTAAAAGATTTTGGAGCAGATTTGATAGTAAATTATGAAGAAGCAGAAGAAAAAATAAGAGATTTCACCAAAGGAAAAATGGCAGATGTAGTTATAGATAGTTTAGGAGAGCAATTTTGGGAAAAAGGCTTATCAATACTTGGTGTAAAAGGTAGAATTATAACATTCGGAACACTTACAGGATCAGAAGTTAAAATAAACCTAAGCAAACTTTACAACATGCATCAGACAATATTAGGTACTAATAGAGGAAACAGAAAAGATTTCGTCGAATTACTAGATTTATGTAAAGACTGCAAATTGAAAGTATGGAGAACCTTTTCCCTAGAAGAAGGTAAAGAAGCTCTAAATAGTTTACAAGATAAAAACAGAGACGGAAGAATAATGATAAAAATATATTAA
- a CDS encoding dienelactone hydrolase family protein, giving the protein MKESEVSYDSYNSKINSFIASSENPNLGVILVHEIWGLNENIRDVSRKLANELGVLALAPHLYSRYEFLTPENIQNVMYKVWNLPPEKRTDPNAYQELMSSLDETQRKVVEVLVTNRSNLEEQMMKDLEKAYDYLNSQGIKKIVSMGFCMGGGLAFQLATEVPLDGTIVFYGRNPQPIDSIQKIKGPILGLYALEDPPIISGLPELISSIIKYKKDIEIKLYPNAYHAFFNNRGRTYNKEASEDAWERVKSFIRRLSK; this is encoded by the coding sequence ATGAAAGAATCAGAAGTTTCATATGATTCTTATAATTCTAAAATAAATTCATTCATAGCCTCTTCTGAAAATCCTAACTTAGGTGTAATTTTAGTCCATGAAATATGGGGATTAAATGAAAATATTAGAGATGTTTCAAGGAAGCTAGCTAATGAGTTAGGGGTATTAGCATTAGCTCCTCATCTTTATTCTAGATATGAGTTTCTAACTCCAGAAAATATTCAGAATGTAATGTATAAAGTTTGGAATCTTCCTCCGGAAAAGAGGACAGATCCAAATGCATATCAAGAATTAATGTCGTCGTTAGATGAAACTCAAAGAAAGGTTGTTGAAGTTTTAGTCACAAATAGAAGTAATCTTGAAGAACAAATGATGAAAGACTTAGAAAAAGCTTATGATTATCTCAATTCTCAAGGTATTAAAAAGATAGTTAGTATGGGTTTTTGTATGGGAGGAGGATTAGCGTTTCAGTTAGCTACTGAAGTACCATTAGATGGAACTATAGTGTTTTACGGAAGAAATCCCCAGCCTATAGACTCAATCCAAAAAATAAAAGGGCCAATTCTAGGTCTTTATGCATTAGAAGATCCTCCAATAATATCTGGATTACCTGAGTTAATTTCATCGATAATAAAATATAAGAAAGATATAGAAATTAAGCTATATCCAAATGCTTATCATGCATTCTTTAATAATAGAGGGAGAACTTATAACAAAGAAGCATCAGAAGATGCATGGGAAAGGGTAAAGAGCTTCATAAGGAGGTTATCTAAATGA
- a CDS encoding helix-turn-helix domain-containing protein: MEDELTLYELSARYFHENDWTYKLLDTDRHDLQVSPFSSYLSPEGEIEISTVRVTSKEVLKLLEKILKNNWKIKRILFLNPINDGYPKILKLGVIGDLRDSIRATAYTLGAIADNAIYYEGEEYWNFIFLQKYGLEAMKNYMEIHGKIRNLKIKEIKTVNILSKYEFKNISIFTPRELEILNIAYKRGLFEFPKENNINDVAKEIGISKSSFNEFLRKALKKIVKSVVDSLNDEN; encoded by the coding sequence ATGGAAGATGAGCTTACTTTATATGAGCTGTCTGCTAGGTATTTTCATGAGAATGATTGGACATATAAGCTCTTAGATACTGATCGCCATGACTTGCAAGTCTCACCTTTTAGCAGTTATTTGTCTCCTGAAGGAGAAATAGAGATATCTACAGTTAGAGTAACTTCAAAAGAAGTGTTAAAACTATTAGAAAAGATTCTAAAAAATAACTGGAAAATTAAGAGAATATTATTCCTTAATCCTATTAATGATGGATATCCTAAAATCCTAAAATTAGGTGTAATAGGCGATCTTAGAGATAGTATTAGAGCTACAGCTTACACTTTAGGGGCAATTGCAGATAATGCAATCTATTATGAAGGAGAAGAATATTGGAACTTTATATTTTTACAAAAATACGGTTTAGAGGCAATGAAAAATTACATGGAAATACATGGCAAGATAAGAAATTTAAAGATAAAAGAAATAAAAACTGTGAATATATTATCTAAGTATGAATTCAAAAATATATCTATATTTACTCCTAGAGAACTTGAAATTCTTAATATAGCATATAAAAGAGGATTATTCGAGTTTCCAAAAGAAAATAATATTAATGATGTAGCAAAGGAAATTGGAATATCTAAATCTTCATTTAATGAATTTTTAAGAAAAGCACTTAAGAAAATAGTAAAAAGCGTAGTAGATTCATTAAACGACGAAAATTAA
- a CDS encoding mannonate dehydratase: MELNIAEIILENRPSPFWDILKQIGVDKAVGVLPRNFKDWRQQMEEYPWEYGPLLNYKNMLEDNGIKLVAIEDNPPMDGIRYGIKERKDEELEYVSHLIENMGKLGIKIWCYSWMAGFGWSRTHTHIKGKNGEYITGFNIKDIENAPPPRLGKIDSRTLWNNLKDFLEYIVPIAEKYDVKLAMHPDDPPIEEYRGVARIMNSIENYDKYLNLVKSDNVGITFCQGNFTLMTDDLPGAIRHFKDRIFFVHFRDVKGDKYNFVETLIGNGKTNLVEVMKAYIDINFNGIMRVDHTPTLEGDIEFLPGYSYLGRIYTIGYIKGLYDSLTRSLK, encoded by the coding sequence ATGGAGCTAAATATAGCTGAAATAATTTTAGAGAATAGACCATCTCCTTTTTGGGATATTTTAAAGCAAATAGGAGTAGATAAAGCAGTAGGTGTATTGCCCAGAAATTTTAAGGACTGGAGACAACAGATGGAAGAATATCCTTGGGAATATGGGCCATTATTAAACTATAAGAATATGCTAGAAGATAATGGAATAAAGTTAGTTGCAATAGAAGACAATCCACCAATGGACGGAATAAGATATGGTATTAAAGAAAGAAAAGATGAAGAATTGGAATATGTATCTCATCTGATAGAAAATATGGGAAAACTCGGTATTAAAATATGGTGTTATAGTTGGATGGCTGGATTTGGATGGAGCAGAACTCATACTCACATAAAAGGAAAAAATGGAGAATACATAACCGGATTTAATATTAAGGACATAGAGAACGCGCCTCCTCCAAGATTAGGTAAAATCGACTCAAGGACTTTATGGAATAATCTTAAAGATTTTTTAGAATATATTGTACCTATAGCTGAAAAATATGATGTTAAATTAGCTATGCATCCAGATGATCCACCAATTGAAGAATATAGAGGAGTAGCTAGAATCATGAATAGCATAGAAAATTATGATAAATATCTAAATCTAGTAAAAAGTGATAATGTAGGAATTACTTTTTGTCAAGGTAATTTTACTTTAATGACAGATGACTTACCTGGAGCAATTAGGCATTTTAAAGATAGAATCTTCTTCGTTCATTTTAGAGATGTTAAAGGAGATAAATATAATTTTGTAGAAACGTTAATAGGAAATGGAAAAACTAATCTGGTAGAAGTTATGAAAGCCTATATAGATATAAATTTTAATGGAATAATGAGAGTAGATCATACGCCTACATTAGAAGGTGACATAGAATTTCTTCCTGGATATTCTTATTTAGGCAGAATATATACTATAGGGTATATAAAAGGACTATATGATTCATTAACAAGAAGTCTAAAATAG
- a CDS encoding MBL fold metallo-hydrolase, with translation MIIENFVSGPLNTNSYLLISNNEAIVIDAGGDMSELINYLKAKSITPKIIIATHGHFDHILGMPQLKKFYPSTLFIINEKDIDLVKDSKRMAISLGVEMEEIPFPDQFIKDGNKIILNDEELKIIETPGHTMGSICILTKNSIFTGDTLFNETVGRTDLGGSTDFLKNSLEKLKQLPDELIVYPGHGNFTTLGYEKLHNPFLNGEIDLSEL, from the coding sequence ATGATTATAGAAAACTTTGTTTCTGGCCCATTAAATACTAACTCCTATTTACTAATTTCCAATAACGAGGCTATAGTAATAGATGCCGGAGGAGACATGTCAGAACTAATAAACTATCTTAAAGCAAAAAGCATTACACCAAAAATCATCATAGCTACGCACGGTCATTTTGATCATATTTTAGGTATGCCACAGCTTAAAAAATTTTATCCTTCAACACTTTTTATTATTAATGAGAAAGATATAGATTTAGTTAAAGATTCAAAACGTATGGCAATTTCTCTAGGTGTAGAAATGGAAGAAATCCCATTTCCAGACCAATTTATAAAAGATGGAAATAAGATAATATTAAATGACGAAGAACTAAAAATTATTGAAACTCCAGGTCACACTATGGGTAGCATTTGCATTTTAACTAAAAATTCCATATTTACTGGAGATACACTATTTAACGAAACAGTAGGAAGAACAGATTTGGGCGGGTCAACAGATTTTCTGAAAAATAGTCTAGAAAAATTAAAACAATTACCTGATGAACTTATCGTATATCCTGGTCACGGAAACTTTACTACATTAGGATATGAAAAATTACATAATCCATTTCTAAATGGAGAAATAGACCTTAGCGAATTATAA
- a CDS encoding ethylbenzene dehydrogenase, translated as MANGYLKLFVLGLIIVLVILGAAYGIDYLLNAASNASTSLTAYYVPNAQIDLGAPGQQLFWQSIPWSTVPLVPTVPVPGGISGHTKEVDVKAAWTYVDGVPYIMILMKAPVVGQESWMACAEQTPNHIFWQPDSDVVPEGWWVVNVSYNASDQGIASVYTLPKSEQLGYPPGQALTNAITIYVYNVSGKLYGQIDGAINPDGYPLNNGQPINITSIDIDYNGTNITSLNQFLSLGLNGTTWFQDEYNNFYPEDTAGYVSLYYNNSYMYPERFAIMWLLGGVPSDWTQVAYTPHMMPGTSGALSAGEAELWIFNDNPRGNNTQDFGYPGPTFFSRTSPPPYIHWPTYKDPLNLGYLPDQGIAADAFVNGSSIYYIGGNYLTSFPSIDNPHVNPWAVWNGKANDSLLWDPSVIATGFTFVNTPTGPYMCLEYARTFTTTGVSNGQGESHYQIQLQQGETYHVAFAVFQGGAGESVDFKSISFWWTIYIQPANSSNSQFLPLFLIGNSITAPAIALLLSRKYFNFKLDAKLAPIISPILHMIQQIRKLEIKLQYIMQDKGN; from the coding sequence ATGGCTAATGGATATCTAAAATTATTTGTATTAGGACTGATTATAGTATTAGTTATATTAGGAGCAGCATATGGCATAGATTACTTACTTAATGCTGCATCAAACGCATCAACTAGTCTTACTGCATATTACGTACCTAACGCTCAAATAGATTTAGGTGCTCCTGGCCAACAATTATTTTGGCAATCTATACCATGGTCTACTGTTCCGTTAGTTCCTACTGTACCTGTACCAGGTGGAATATCTGGACATACCAAAGAAGTAGATGTTAAAGCAGCATGGACATATGTAGATGGTGTTCCTTATATTATGATATTAATGAAGGCACCAGTAGTTGGACAAGAATCTTGGATGGCTTGTGCAGAACAAACGCCAAATCATATATTTTGGCAACCTGATAGTGATGTAGTACCAGAAGGATGGTGGGTAGTAAATGTCTCATATAATGCATCGGATCAAGGAATAGCTTCAGTATATACTTTACCTAAGTCAGAACAATTAGGATATCCACCTGGCCAAGCGTTAACTAACGCAATAACGATATATGTGTATAATGTAAGTGGAAAATTATATGGCCAGATAGATGGTGCAATAAATCCAGATGGATATCCATTAAATAATGGACAACCAATAAATATTACAAGTATAGACATAGATTACAATGGAACTAATATTACATCATTGAATCAATTTCTCTCTTTAGGATTAAATGGTACAACATGGTTCCAGGATGAATATAATAACTTTTATCCAGAAGATACTGCTGGCTATGTATCATTATATTATAATAATAGCTATATGTATCCAGAAAGATTTGCTATAATGTGGTTATTAGGAGGAGTTCCTAGTGATTGGACTCAAGTTGCTTATACACCACATATGATGCCAGGAACTTCTGGAGCTTTATCTGCTGGAGAAGCTGAATTATGGATATTTAATGATAATCCTAGAGGTAATAATACTCAAGATTTTGGCTATCCTGGACCTACATTCTTTAGTAGAACTTCTCCGCCTCCATATATACACTGGCCTACGTATAAAGATCCATTAAATTTAGGGTATCTACCAGATCAAGGTATAGCTGCTGATGCCTTTGTAAACGGATCATCAATATACTACATTGGAGGAAACTACTTAACTTCATTTCCATCCATTGATAATCCTCATGTAAATCCTTGGGCTGTTTGGAATGGAAAAGCTAATGATTCTCTATTGTGGGATCCTTCAGTAATAGCTACTGGATTTACATTCGTTAACACGCCTACTGGACCATATATGTGTCTAGAATATGCTAGGACATTCACTACTACTGGTGTTTCTAACGGTCAGGGAGAATCTCATTATCAAATTCAGTTACAACAAGGAGAGACTTATCATGTTGCGTTTGCAGTTTTCCAAGGAGGTGCAGGAGAATCAGTAGACTTTAAGTCCATATCATTCTGGTGGACTATTTACATACAACCAGCTAACTCAAGTAATAGTCAATTCTTACCATTATTCTTAATAGGAAATTCAATAACAGCTCCTGCAATAGCCTTGCTATTATCTAGAAAATACTTCAACTTTAAGTTAGACGCTAAACTTGCCCCAATAATATCTCCAATATTACATATGATACAGCAGATAAGGAAACTAGAAATTAAATTACAATACATAATGCAAGATAAGGGTAACTGA
- a CDS encoding LUD domain-containing protein, which yields MSDWDIAIKRGIEHNIPRVYKVLKEHPYLEDLARKVREGKIEVLSKLDYYIDMTMKSVESIGGKAYFAENTEDVREIVGKIVGTNKKVVLGKSMVAYESGIRKYLQSKGNEVWETDLGELLIQLADEPPSHIIAPAVHMTKERIRDLIKEKLGVDPGDTHEDIVKVARDFLRQKFLTADIGITGANAVAADSGSIVLVENEGNIRMTTVVPPIHIAITGVEKILPNLEYAMNEALVQAAYAGLYPPTYVNITSGPSSTGDVEQKRVSPAHGPKEFHLILVDNGRKKANEDPVLREALLCIRCGRCHFHCPVYRAIDGKMGDPPYSGPMGAMWSGIVYQDYKPALLCSHAGNCREVCPMKINIPKVLEYLKSKYFESIRKQ from the coding sequence ATGAGTGATTGGGATATAGCAATAAAGAGAGGAATTGAACATAATATACCAAGAGTATATAAAGTTCTGAAAGAACATCCCTATCTAGAGGATTTGGCAAGAAAAGTAAGGGAAGGAAAGATAGAGGTTCTAAGTAAATTAGACTATTACATTGATATGACAATGAAGTCTGTAGAGAGTATAGGAGGTAAGGCATACTTTGCAGAAAATACAGAGGACGTAAGAGAAATAGTAGGCAAAATAGTTGGAACTAATAAAAAAGTAGTTTTAGGAAAATCAATGGTAGCTTATGAATCTGGAATAAGGAAGTATCTTCAATCTAAAGGAAATGAAGTATGGGAAACAGACTTAGGGGAATTACTAATACAGTTAGCTGATGAACCACCATCTCATATTATAGCTCCTGCAGTTCATATGACGAAAGAGAGAATAAGAGATCTAATTAAAGAAAAGTTAGGCGTTGACCCTGGAGATACGCATGAAGATATTGTAAAAGTTGCTAGAGATTTTCTCAGACAGAAATTCCTTACAGCAGATATAGGGATAACTGGAGCTAATGCTGTAGCAGCAGATAGTGGATCAATTGTTTTAGTTGAAAATGAGGGAAATATAAGAATGACTACTGTAGTTCCCCCTATTCATATAGCAATTACTGGAGTGGAGAAGATCTTGCCCAATCTAGAATACGCTATGAATGAAGCTTTAGTTCAAGCTGCATATGCTGGCCTATATCCTCCTACTTATGTAAATATTACATCTGGTCCATCTTCGACTGGTGATGTAGAACAGAAAAGAGTGTCTCCAGCTCACGGACCAAAAGAATTTCATCTTATTCTCGTTGATAATGGAAGAAAAAAAGCTAATGAAGATCCTGTATTGAGAGAAGCACTTTTGTGTATAAGATGCGGTAGATGTCATTTCCACTGTCCAGTTTATAGGGCTATAGATGGCAAAATGGGAGATCCACCATATTCTGGGCCAATGGGTGCTATGTGGAGTGGAATAGTTTATCAAGATTATAAGCCTGCATTATTGTGTAGTCATGCTGGAAATTGTAGAGAAGTATGTCCAATGAAAATAAATATACCTAAGGTTTTAGAATATCTAAAATCGAAATATTTTGAATCAATAAGAAAACAATAA
- a CDS encoding SepZ protein, with product MAGIKLARRILGSVIAAIGVSMWIADLMLTFTLPYSEYGDDTLVALVPISGLVLVVGGLLVGLWS from the coding sequence ATGGCTGGGATAAAATTAGCAAGAAGAATTCTAGGTTCAGTAATTGCAGCTATAGGTGTTTCAATGTGGATAGCAGATTTAATGTTAACGTTTACATTGCCATATTCTGAATATGGTGACGACACATTAGTAGCGCTAGTTCCAATTTCTGGTCTTGTATTAGTTGTAGGCGGTTTATTAGTGGGGTTATGGAGTTGA
- a CDS encoding MFS transporter produces MKSLIDVSRPKRLIRLLPILFFLYLVNFLDRVNISYAIDAGMFQYLGVSKAEVGIIASFASSLFFVGYFIPQIFSNLGINKYGVRKIFAIAFTAWGIITILTGFVTSVIQIEVLRFVLGIAEGPFYAGVIFYLSLWFLKPERATANSLFNAAIPIAGIFGGLIAGGIFSVYGDYPGWRYLFIYEGVLALIGAGLAYFLLTDFPKDAKWLSKDEKIALEEAIKEESVSKAKIKWTTALKDRDVILLTIVYFLGVTSLYGYSIWLPSIISSIAKVNASLASFLSIIPYVIASISLIFIARYSDNHGNHKFITFIVFLIAGIGLALSALTESIFIASFILFSLAAIGIFSFLSPFWAVPQKFLQSDAAAASIGLINAVGNLGGIAGPIIVGGLQSLTSSFVAGIYSMAVFAFLAGIVMLLVKRE; encoded by the coding sequence ATGAAATCATTAATAGATGTATCTAGACCAAAGAGATTAATTAGATTGCTTCCTATACTTTTCTTCTTGTATTTAGTAAATTTCTTAGATAGAGTAAACATCTCATATGCTATAGATGCAGGTATGTTTCAGTATCTTGGTGTTTCTAAGGCTGAAGTTGGGATTATAGCATCTTTTGCTTCTTCATTATTCTTCGTTGGATATTTCATACCTCAAATATTTTCTAATCTTGGAATAAACAAATATGGAGTAAGAAAAATTTTCGCTATAGCATTCACAGCTTGGGGTATAATCACTATCTTAACTGGATTTGTTACTAGCGTAATTCAGATTGAAGTACTACGATTCGTTCTAGGAATAGCTGAAGGTCCGTTTTATGCTGGAGTAATATTTTATCTTAGCTTATGGTTCTTAAAACCTGAAAGGGCAACTGCTAATAGCCTTTTTAATGCTGCTATTCCAATAGCTGGAATATTTGGAGGCCTAATAGCTGGTGGTATATTTTCTGTATATGGAGATTATCCTGGATGGAGATATCTATTCATATATGAAGGAGTACTAGCTTTAATTGGAGCAGGATTAGCGTATTTTCTTTTAACTGATTTCCCTAAGGATGCTAAATGGTTAAGCAAAGATGAAAAGATTGCATTAGAAGAGGCTATAAAGGAAGAATCAGTGAGTAAAGCTAAGATAAAGTGGACTACTGCACTTAAAGATAGAGATGTAATTCTTTTAACTATAGTATATTTTTTAGGTGTAACTAGTCTATATGGATATTCTATTTGGTTACCGAGCATTATAAGTTCTATAGCTAAAGTTAACGCTAGTTTAGCCAGCTTTCTCTCTATAATACCTTATGTAATAGCTTCAATTTCTCTAATATTTATTGCTAGATATTCAGATAATCACGGTAATCATAAATTCATTACTTTTATCGTATTTTTAATAGCTGGAATAGGATTAGCATTAAGCGCTTTAACTGAAAGCATATTTATTGCATCATTTATACTGTTTTCCTTAGCAGCAATAGGAATATTTAGTTTTCTTTCTCCATTTTGGGCAGTGCCACAAAAGTTTCTACAGTCTGATGCTGCAGCAGCATCAATAGGTTTAATTAACGCTGTTGGAAATTTAGGAGGAATTGCTGGACCAATAATTGTAGGTGGATTACAGAGTCTTACCAGTTCCTTCGTAGCTGGAATCTATTCTATGGCAGTTTTTGCATTTCTAGCTGGAATTGTAATGCTTTTGGTAAAAAGAGAATGA
- a CDS encoding S53 family peptidase gives MKSIYAVILISFLLIISSLSFITIAKAQGGYYCIQTTSPQYSIVPGSVFIQPLNSSYQLYIAILLNFTNYGSLQSYLYNIYNTPNNFHKWLTPNQFDKDYYPSSSYVHNLIKYLTSYNLQYDGQYGLVLVFNGTVGNIEQAFNTYINIYYYPFTNLYWFGLPGITNIGPFYYYANNVTASLPYNVGKHVLGIVGLDSIDPKIIPAIEESWQINITKPSSDSLVSPVIISPNTIQQYFNFTEAYSHGYNGNGSTIAIEGVPECFVNTSDIYAFWELYHIPRTGHLSVIYFGTDTSGGQSAENELDAEWSGAFAPASNITIVFSDGYVGGYPLVGNLLNYWYELYYMVNYLDPTEISISVALPESFLAAYYPAMLDMIHNTMMQAAAEGISVLAASGDWGFESDYPPPNFIIGTYNTIWYPESDPFVTAVGGIFLDATSNGSIESISGWDYSTGGISVVFPVQSYEFTSLIPFTPVIARTYPDIAFVSAGGYNIPEYGFGLPLIFQGQLFVWYGTSGAAPMTAAMVALSSARLGALNFALYHISYQGLIISPIGIFQGFPAWIPISSGNNPTPAHYGWNFVTGPGTYNAYNMVRDLLIYSGEY, from the coding sequence ATGAAGTCTATATATGCTGTTATTTTAATCAGCTTTTTATTAATAATTAGTTCTCTAAGTTTTATAACTATAGCAAAAGCACAAGGAGGATATTATTGCATCCAAACTACATCACCTCAATATTCAATAGTACCAGGTTCAGTGTTTATTCAACCGCTTAATTCAAGTTATCAACTTTATATTGCTATATTGCTCAATTTTACAAACTATGGATCATTACAGTCCTATCTATACAATATATATAATACGCCTAATAATTTTCACAAATGGTTAACTCCAAATCAATTTGATAAAGATTATTATCCTTCATCATCATACGTCCACAATTTGATAAAGTACTTGACTTCATATAATCTACAATACGATGGACAGTATGGCTTAGTCTTAGTGTTTAACGGCACTGTAGGAAATATAGAACAAGCTTTCAATACGTATATTAATATATATTATTATCCATTTACTAACTTATACTGGTTTGGTTTACCTGGAATAACGAATATAGGACCATTCTATTACTACGCTAATAATGTTACAGCTTCATTGCCATATAATGTAGGCAAACATGTACTAGGAATTGTTGGATTAGACAGTATAGATCCTAAAATAATTCCGGCAATAGAAGAAAGTTGGCAAATAAACATAACAAAGCCTTCCTCCGATTCGCTTGTCTCACCAGTAATAATTTCTCCAAATACGATTCAACAGTACTTTAATTTTACCGAGGCGTATTCTCACGGATATAATGGCAATGGAAGTACAATTGCAATAGAAGGAGTACCAGAGTGTTTCGTAAACACTTCAGATATTTATGCTTTCTGGGAATTATATCATATACCTAGGACTGGACATCTATCAGTGATCTATTTTGGTACTGATACTTCTGGAGGTCAATCAGCAGAAAATGAGTTAGATGCAGAATGGTCTGGCGCCTTTGCTCCAGCATCTAATATTACTATTGTTTTTAGTGATGGATATGTAGGAGGATATCCTCTAGTTGGAAATCTGTTAAATTATTGGTATGAACTATATTACATGGTTAATTATCTTGATCCTACTGAAATATCAATTTCTGTAGCATTACCTGAATCTTTTCTTGCAGCTTACTATCCAGCTATGCTTGATATGATTCATAATACAATGATGCAAGCTGCGGCAGAAGGAATAAGCGTTCTGGCTGCATCTGGTGATTGGGGATTTGAATCAGATTATCCACCACCCAACTTTATTATAGGAACGTATAATACTATCTGGTATCCTGAAAGTGATCCATTTGTAACTGCTGTAGGTGGGATATTTCTTGACGCAACTTCTAACGGAAGTATAGAAAGTATTAGCGGATGGGATTACAGTACTGGTGGTATAAGTGTCGTATTTCCTGTACAATCCTATGAGTTTACATCATTAATTCCATTTACTCCAGTAATAGCAAGGACATATCCTGATATTGCATTTGTATCTGCTGGAGGATATAATATTCCAGAATATGGTTTTGGATTGCCTCTTATCTTCCAAGGTCAATTATTTGTATGGTATGGGACAAGCGGAGCAGCACCAATGACTGCAGCAATGGTTGCATTAAGTAGTGCCAGATTAGGGGCTCTTAATTTTGCTCTATATCATATTTCATATCAAGGATTAATAATATCTCCAATAGGTATATTCCAAGGTTTTCCAGCGTGGATTCCTATATCTTCTGGAAATAATCCAACTCCTGCTCATTATGGCTGGAATTTTGTCACTGGACCAGGAACATATAATGCTTATAATATGGTTAGAGATTTGTTAATATATTCTGGAGAGTATTAA